A single window of Vigna unguiculata cultivar IT97K-499-35 chromosome 1, ASM411807v1, whole genome shotgun sequence DNA harbors:
- the LOC114192755 gene encoding anaphase-promoting complex subunit 2, with the protein MEEPNSCFFNPAILDSLSEDSLHEIIGSYNGFCDATQSLLTGNGDLSVGPDFVSHVHALCKHRLHSLVQDHFLRVLEETFERNGASRFWRHFDPYSHVAGLNKNDDLDIDEDEIQNVLYNALEEVTLEKQYQEKCLLMLVHGLQSYQDQMLEDKHDFEGERNYLTSKYQWIVSSVLMATLPRHFPVILHWYFKRKLEELSTIMDEEFCDDASQNKDGMDLDEKGKVCNKVGEMDVDECYNDHRFSENSRLVKNIGKVVLDLRNLGFTSMAEDAYASAIFLLLKAKVNDVAGDDYRSSVLQSIKSWIQAVPLQFLHALLVYLGDVVSYESTSSGLKSPLAPQPSSCCPGINTPSEGLVRWKLRLEYFAYETLQDLRIAKLFEIIVDYPESSPAIEDLKLCLEYTGQHSKLVESFISALRYRLLTAGASTNDILHQYVSTIKALRTIDPAGVFLEAVGEPIRDYLRGRRDTIKCIVTMLTDGTGGNSSSSGNPGDSLLEELNRDEEIQENAGVDDDFNSDDRQAWTNAMRWQPDPVEADPLKGSRNQRKVDILGMIVGIIGSKDQLVHEYRTMLAEKLLNKSDYDIDSEIRTLELLKIHFGESSLQKCEIMLNDLIGSKRTNSIIKATINQLPQTSTEVGDSAISMDVISATIISSNFWPPIQDEPLNLPEPVDQLLSDYAKRFSEIKTPRKLQWKKSLGTIKLELQFQDREMQFTVAPVHACIIMKFQDQPSWTAKDLAAAIGIPADALNRRINFWISKGIITESQGENSSDHVYTIVENMAETSKNGASAGTQELLGGDEEEDRSVASVENQLLKEMTVYEKFIMGMLTNFGSMALDRIHNTLKMFCIADPPYDKSLQQLQSFLSGLVSEEKLELRDGMYFLKK; encoded by the exons ATGGAGGAACCAAACTCTTGTTTCTTCAACCCTGCAATTTTGGATTCCCTATCTGAGGATTCTCTTCACGAAATCATCGGCAGCTACAATGGCTTCTGCGACGCAACGCAATCCCTTCTCACCGGGAACGGCGATCTCTCCGTCGGTCCCGACTTCGTTTCTCACGTTCACGCCCTCTGCAAACACCGTCTCCATTCCCTCGTTCAAGACCACTTTCTTCGAGTCCTCGAG GAGACTTTTGAACGAAATGGGGCATCAAGATTTTGGCGCCATTTTGATCCCTACTCTCATGTTGCGGGTTTGAACAAGAATGATGATCTTGAT ATTGACGAGGATGAAATTCAGAATGTGTTGTATAATGCTTTGGAAGAGGTTACTTTGGAGAAACAGTATCAGGAGAAGTGTCTTTTGATGTTGGTGCATGGTTTGCAATCTTACCAGGACCAGATGTTAGAGGATAAACATGATTTTGAAGGAGAAAGAAATTACCTTACTTCTAAGTATCAATGGATTGTCTCTTCTGTTCTTATGGCCACACTTCCTCGGCATTTCCCCG TTATACTGCATTggtattttaaaagaaaactggAGGAGTTAAGTACGATCATGGATGAAGAGTTCTGTGATGATGCATCTCAAAATAAGGATGGCATGGATTTagatgaaaaaggaaaagtatGCAACAAGGTTGGTGAAATGGATGTTGATGAGTGCTATAACGACCATAGGTTCTCGGAAAACAGTAGACTGGTGAAGAACATTGGAAAGGTTGTTCTTGATCTTAGAAATCTTGGATTTACTTCCATGGCGGAGGATGCTTATGCTTCTGCTATATTTTTACTACTGAAG GCAAAAGTAAATGATGTAGCTGGTGATGATTATCGAAGTTCTGTTTTACAATCTATTAAAAGCTGGATACAG GCTGTTCCTCTCCAATTTCTGCATGCACTTCTTGTCTATCTTGGTGATGTAGTTAGTTATGAGAGTACTTCATCAGGTTTGAAATCACCTTTAGCGCCACAGCCATCTTCGTGCTGTCCTGGAATTAATACTCCCTCTGAAGGGCTAGTGAGATGGAAGTTGCGGCTGGAATATTTTGCATATGAAACATTGCAAGATTTAAGAATAGCTAAATTATTCGAGATCATTGTTGATTATCCTGAGAG CTCTCCTGCAATTGAAGACTTAAAACTGTGTCTTGAATACACTGGACAACATTCAAAGCTGGTGGAATCGTTTATTTCAGCACTGCGATATCGCTTGCTTACTGCAGGCGCATCAACCAATGATATTTTACACCAATATGTTTCAACAATTAAAGCACTTAGGACAATAGATCCTGCAGGTGTTTTCCTTGAGGCAGTTGGTGAACCCATAAGGGATTATTTAAGAGGAAGGAGGGATACCATAAAGTGCATAGTAACAATGCTGACAGATGGAACTGGTGGAAATTCAAGTTCCTCTGGAAATCCTGGAGATAGCCTTCTTGAAGAGTTGAACAGAGATGAGGAAATTCAAGAGAATGCTGGTGTTGATGATGATTTTAACAGTGATGATAGGCAAGCATGGACCAATGCCATGCG ATGGCAACCTGACCCTGTGGAAGCAGACCCATTAAAGGGAAGCAGAAACCAAAGGAAGGTTGACATACTTGGGATGATTGTTGGCATAATTGGTTCAAAAGATCAATTAGTTCATGAATATCGAACTATGCTTGCTGAGAAACTTCTAAATAAATCAGATTATGATATTGATTCAGAGATACGTACTCTAGAACTCCTGAAg ATACACTTTGGAGAGAGCAGCCTACAGAAATGTGAGATTATGCTCAATGACCTAATTGGCTCAAAGCGAACCAACAGTATCATTAAAGCTACCATAAATCAGCTGCCTCAGACAA GTACTGAAGTGGGAGACAGTGCAATATCCATGGATGTAATTTCTGCCACTATCATATCTTCTAATTTCTGGCCTCCAATACAG GATGAGCCACTTAACCTGCCTGAACCTGTTGACCAGCTCCTATCTGATTATGCAAAGAGATTTAGTGAAATCAAAACTCCTCGCAAGCTTCAGTGGAAAAAAAGTCTTGGAACCATCAAG TTGGAGTTGCAGTTTCAAGATAGGGAAATGCAATTCACAGTAGCCCCTGTTCACGCATGTATCATTATGAAATTTCAAGATCAACCAAG ttGGACTGCTAAAGACCTTGCTGCCGCTATTGGGATACCTGCAGATGCTTTAAATCGGAGAATAAATTTCTGGATAAGCAAG GGGATCATTACAGAGTCGCAAGGGGAAAATTCCTCTGACCATGTATACACCATTGTGGAAAATATGGCTGAGACAAGTAAGAATGGAGCCAGTGCTGGTACTCAGGAACTTCTTGGAGGTGACGAGGAGGAGGACAGATCTGTGGCCTCTGTAGAAAATCAACTTCTTAAGGAAATGACTGTATATGAG AAATTTATCATGGGGATGCTCACAAACTTTGGTAGCATGGCATTAGATCGAATTCACAATACTCTCAAG ATGTTTTGCATTGCTGATCCCCCATATGACAAATCACTCCAGCAACTACAAAGCTTTTTATCTGGTCTGGTCTCTGAGGAGAAGTTAGAACTTCGGGATGGAATGTACTTTCTAAAGAAGTAG
- the LOC114182514 gene encoding thaumatin-like protein has product MTLVFSERFMVSCETDGTQLIVVNNCKESVWPAILGNGGHPSPKHGGFYLGSGEEVVVQVPEGWSGRIWGRQGCFFDQQTGKGCCETGDCGGLLQCNGIGGVPPATLVEMTLGTSKSALHFYDVSLGDGFNLPVSMKALSGSGGGCGVASCEANLNVYCPSALVVERNGKVVGCKSACLAAKSDRYCCTGHFATKCKPTVFALLFKTVCPNAYSYAYDDSPVLNTCVAPRYVITFCPLH; this is encoded by the coding sequence ATGACATTAGTTTTCTCCGAACGATTTATGGTGTCATGTGAAACAGATGGGACACAACTCATAGTGGTGAACAACTGCAAAGAAAGTGTATGGCCTGCGATTCTCGGCAATGGAGGGCACCCTTCACCAAAACATGGCGGGTTTTATCTCGGAAGCGGCGAAGAGGTTGTTGTGCAAGTCCCGGAGGGTTGGTCAGGGAGAATCTGGGGCAGACAAGGGTGTTTCTTCGACCAACAAACAGGCAAAGGTTGTTGTGAAACAGGAGATTGTGGAGGCTTATTGCAATGCAATGGAATCGGTGGAGTCCCTCCTGCAACCCTAGTAGAAATGACTCTAGGAACCTCAAAATCCGCGTTGCATTTCTATGATGTTAGTTTGGGCGATGGGTTTAACCTTCCTGTGTCAATGAAGGCACTGAGTGGTAGTGGTGGAGGTTGTGGTGTTGCTTCCTGTGAAGCTAACTTGAACGTTTATTGCCCTTCAGCTTTGGTTGTGGAGAGGAATGGGAAGGTTGTGGGGTGCAAGAGTGCTTGTTTGGCAGCAAAGTCAGATAGGTATTGCTGCACTGGTCACTTTGCTACAAAATGCAAGCCAACTGTGTTTGCTCTTCTCTTCAAGACCGTTTGCCCTAATGCTTATAGCTATGCTTATGATGATTCACCGGTGCTCAACACTTGCGTGGCACCTCGCTATGTCATTACATTTTGCCCTCTACATTGA
- the LOC114185447 gene encoding probable E3 ubiquitin-protein ligase RHC2A translates to MMSSGTSSYWCYRCSRFVRVFRQDAVVCPDCDGGFIEEIEHPPRSVHLDPRRRRFPAAAMYMIGQRPASDNAARPALRRTRRNGGDRSPFNPVIVLRGSAAATSATSEEESRGFELFYDDGAGSGLRPLPPSMSEFLLGSGFDRLLEQLSQIEINGIGRYEHPPASKAAIDSLPTIEIDDTHLAMESHCAVCKEAFELGTAVREMPCKHIYHPECILPWLALHNSCPVCRHELPADSSDANSNANSNPPQNVGLNEEENVGLTIWRLPGGGFAVGRFSGGRRGAERELPVVYTEMDGGFNNGGEPRRISWSSRGNRGRESGGLNRFFRNLFGCFRGGVGSSGSSTTQRSASSRESMRASSSRSSMDPSPRSRRTWSMDVNSGMRAW, encoded by the coding sequence ATGATGTCTTCTGGGACATCCTCGTACTGGTGCTACCGCTGCAGCCGCTTCGTCCGCGTTTTCCGCCAGGATGCCGTGGTCTGTCCCGACTGCGACGGCGGATTCATCGAAGAAATCGAACACCCGCCGCGCTCAGTCCACCTCGATCCTCGCCGCCGCCGCTTCCCAGCCGCCGCCATGTACATGATCGGTCAGCGCCCTGCCTCCGACAACGCTGCCCGTCCTGCCCTGCGCCGCACCCGCCGCAACGGTGGTGACCGCTCCCCTTTCAACCCCGTTATCGTCCTCCGCGGCAGCGCAGCTGCCACCTCCGCTACAAGCGAGGAGGAAAGTCGAGGCTTTGAGCTGTTCTACGACGATGGTGCCGGTTCTGGGCTGAGACCCTTGCCTCCGAGCATGTCAGAGTTTCTACTCGGATCTGGATTCGATAGGCTTCTGGAGCAACTCTCTCAGATTGAGATCAACGGTATTGGAAGGTACGAGCACCCTCCTGCGTCAAAAGCAGCCATAGATTCGTTACCAACCATCGAAATTGATGACACTCACTTAGCCATGGAATCACACTGTGCGGTGTGCAAAGAAGCTTTTGAATTAGGTACCGCGGTGAGGGAAATGCCGTGTAAGCATATATATCACCCTGAGTGCATCTTACCATGGCTCGCACTCCACAATTCTTGTCCTGTTTGTCGCCATGAGTTACCTGCGGATTCCTCAGACGCAAATTCAAATGCGAATTCAAATCCACCACAAAATGTTGGGTTGAACGAGGAAGAGAATGTGGGGTTGACGATTTGGAGGTTGCCCGGTGGAGGGTTTGCTGTAGGGAGATTTTCCGGTGGGAGAAGAGGTGCTGAGAGGGAGCTTCCTGTGGTGTATACCGAAATGGATGGAGGGTTTAACAATGGAGGTGAGCCTAGGAGGATTTCATGGTCTTCTAGAGGGAACAGAGGAAGAGAGAGTGGAGGATTGAACCGTTTTTTCCGCAATTTGTTTGGTTGCTTCAGAGGTGGGGTTGGAAGTAGTGGTTCTAGTACTACACAGCGATCTGCTTCTAGTAGAGAGTCTATGAGAGCGAGTTCGTCTCGTTCTAGTATGGATCCTTCTCCGCGATCGCGTAGGACTTGGTCTATGGATGTAAACAGTGGGATGAGAGCATGGTAG